Below is a genomic region from Helicobacter pylori.
CAACAAACACTAAAGTATCAATATTTCTTTTATGAATTTCTTTATAGATAAACTGGCAATAAGCAACGGCTGCAATTCCTGCCTGCATCGCTCCCAAAAGAAACCAATAATCAAATTTTTCATGTTTTTGAATATAATTTTTATAAAAAACGCATAAAGATCCTAAAACAAAGCTTTGTGCAACACTAGTTGGACTAAATATTTTGTATTTAGGAAAAATTTCTTCAAATTGCCTCAACACGCTTTTTCTAAATAGCGTTGCTATACCTAAACTTTTAGGCATAGCGTCATCTGCCCAAGAATTATCACCAATATGCAACATTTGTGTGTGAGTAATATTTTCTTGTTTTAAAACATGTTTAAACAAATCCTTTGAATGTTTAGTAAGCATTATATGGCTACTAAGATAAAAATTTGTATAACCATCAAAACCCTTAGAAATTAAAATATCTTCAAGAACCTCTAAAGGTAAATACATATCTGATACAATAATCACTCTCTTATTGTTCTCTTTAGCGAAACGATAGAGTTCTAACATCTCTAAGTTTGGAATAAGCATCTCTTTTTCAGTGGCAATTTCTACTTCCTTATATGAATGAAACTCTTTTGGAATTTGATGATAAATTTCATCTAGAGTAATGTCTTGTTCTTTACTGATTTCTCTAGATTGCATTTCTGCTAAAATCCTTGCTTGACAAAAACCTTTAATATCATATTTAGTCTCAATATACAAAAATAAATCTGTGGGTTTAATAAAAGGTCTTAAAAGAAGGGTATCAAAAATATCAAAAGAAATCACATCGTATTTTAAAATCTCACTTTTTGCCCCATCCAAAAATTTGCACATACAAGAATCCTTTGTAAAATTTGAGCATTATATCATTTTTTTTTTTTTTTTTCAAAAATACAAGAAAAGGGGAAAAAGCTATAGCTAAAGAAATGAGATAAGGAGTTACCCCCTTATTTTTTCAAAGCTTCTAAAGCATGTTTTTTGCCAATTTCAAAGGCTTTTTTGTTCGTTTCAGCGACTTTTGCAGGGACTTTTTTAAGCATGGTGTCTAGCACGATATTTTCTTCTACGCATTTAGTCAGCTCCACGGTAATGGCTAACGCTACCACAGATTGCGTGATAATGTTACCCACTTCATCTTTAGCGATGCTGATAATGGGGATTTTATAAATTTGATACTTTTCTTCGTCTTCTTTAGTAGGGGTTACTAGATTGGGATCAATGACAACGATACCGCCTTTTTTAATATCGCTTTTAAACTGGTTGTAGCTGATTTGAGCGACTGAAAGCATGAAATCAATCTCGCCCTCTTTAGCATAAGGGAAAATGATTTCATCTTTATCTAGCAAAATATCCACTTTAGTAGGCCCTCCACGCACTTGCGAAGTGTAGGTGGAAGTCTTAGTGCCATAGCCCCCACTCACAATTTTCGCTTCAGCTAAAATTTCTCCCGCTAACAGCACGCCTTGCCCTCCAACGCCCGTAAATCGTAATTGCGCTTCCATTATTGTTTTCCTTGTGCTTTTTCAATGATTTCTTGATACGCTTCGCAATATTCTTTCCTGTCCGTGTCATGCTTTAAAACGCCTGTAGGGAATTTATCCACCCTTTCTTCAGGGCTCATGGCTTCAAATTGGCGTTTGCTCACTAATCGGCTTTCCATCCATTTTAGCATTTGAGACGCTTCGCCCATTTTATTCTTACGCCCTAAATTGATATGGCAATTACTATGGACATCAAAGAAGCTAAAGCCCTTGTGTGTAAAACCTTCTTTAAGCACTTTTTCTAATTTTTGAGGGTCTAAAACGCTCTCTCTAGCCACAAAACTCGCCCCTGCAGCGGTGGTTAAAGCACATGGGTCAAACTGGTTATCAATATTCCCCCATTGAGCCGTAACCGTCCACATGCCATTAGGCGTGGTGGGCGAAGTTTGAGAGTTGGTCAAACCATAAATGAAATTATTCACTAAAATAAAATTCAAATCAATGTTTCTTCGGCATGCATGCATGGTGTGATTGCCTCCAATAGCAAAGCCATCGCCATCGCCAGAAACCACGATCACATGCTTACTAGGGTTGGCTAATTTAATCCCTGTCGCATACGCTACAGCCCTACCATGCGTGGTATGAACGGTGTTGCAATTCACATACGAACTCATACGCCCGCTGCAACCAATCCCACTCACCAAACACACATCATCCATTTTCCAACCTAAAGCGTCAATCGTGCGGATAATGGATTTCAAAATCACGCCATCGCCACAGCCCCAACACCACAAAGTGGGTATTTTATCCACACGCAAATATTCATCATAATTAAACGCCATTTTAAAGCTCCTTCAATTTTGCGA
It encodes:
- a CDS encoding 2-oxoacid:acceptor oxidoreductase family protein, with translation MEAQLRFTGVGGQGVLLAGEILAEAKIVSGGYGTKTSTYTSQVRGGPTKVDILLDKDEIIFPYAKEGEIDFMLSVAQISYNQFKSDIKKGGIVVIDPNLVTPTKEDEEKYQIYKIPIISIAKDEVGNIITQSVVALAITVELTKCVEENIVLDTMLKKVPAKVAETNKKAFEIGKKHALEALKK
- a CDS encoding 2-oxoglutarate ferredoxin oxidoreductase subunit beta, coding for MAFNYDEYLRVDKIPTLWCWGCGDGVILKSIIRTIDALGWKMDDVCLVSGIGCSGRMSSYVNCNTVHTTHGRAVAYATGIKLANPSKHVIVVSGDGDGFAIGGNHTMHACRRNIDLNFILVNNFIYGLTNSQTSPTTPNGMWTVTAQWGNIDNQFDPCALTTAAGASFVARESVLDPQKLEKVLKEGFTHKGFSFFDVHSNCHINLGRKNKMGEASQMLKWMESRLVSKRQFEAMSPEERVDKFPTGVLKHDTDRKEYCEAYQEIIEKAQGKQ